The following coding sequences are from one Triticum dicoccoides isolate Atlit2015 ecotype Zavitan chromosome 4A, WEW_v2.0, whole genome shotgun sequence window:
- the LOC119286130 gene encoding noroxomaritidine/norcraugsodine reductase-like, with product MAGVTSDSSQETMSHRWNLAGMTALVTGGTKGIGLAIVEELAGLGAKVHTCARNAAGLDKCRRRWQSKGLHQLVTASVCDVSVRGDREALVATVRDLFHGKLHILVNNAGQSLYKAAADTTPEDYARIMATNLDPCFHLSQLAHPLLRQAGASSVLLISSVTGYIAYPALSVYSLTKGAMHQLARSLAAEWATHGIRVNCVAPGGIDTDISTTTLATDPTMARRLADMETARVPMRRFGKPHEVAAVVAFLCMPGAGYMTGQVICVDGGRTIAAKL from the exons ATGGCAGGTGTCACATCGGATTCTTCACAGGAGACGATGAGTCACCGGTGGAACCTCGCCGGCATGACGGCGCTCGTCACCGGAGGAACCAAGGGGATCGG GCTTGCCATCGTGGAGGAGCTGGCCGGGCTGGGCGCCAAGGTGCACACCTGCGCACGCAACGCCGCCGGCCTGGACAAATGCCGGCGGCGATGGCAGAGCAAGGGCCTCCACCAGCTGGTCACCGCCTCCGTCTGCGACGTCTCCGTGCGCGGCGACAGGGAGGCCCTCGTCGCCACGGTCCGCGACCTCTTCCACGGCAAGCTCCACATCCTCGTCAACAACGCCGGCCAATCCCTCTACAAGGCGGCCGCGGACACCACGCCGGAGGACTACGCCCGCATCATGGCCACCAACCTCGACCCCTGCTTCCACCTCTCCCAGCTCGCGCACCCGCTGCTCCGCCAAGCCGGGGCCTCCTCCGTGCTGCTCATCTCCTCCGTCACCGGCTACATCGCCTACCCGGCGCTCTCGGTTTACTCGCTCACCAAGGGGGCCATGCACCAGCTCGCCAGGAGCCTGGCCGCCGAGTGGGCGACGCACGGCATCCGCGTCAACTGCGTCGCGCCGGGCGGCATCGACACCGATATCTCCACCACCACGCTCGCCACCGACCCAACCATGGCGCGGAGGCTCGCCGACATGGAGACGGCGCGGGTGCCCATGCGCCGCTTCGGCAAGCCCCACGAAGTCGCCGCGGTCGTCGCCTTCCTCTGCATGCCCGGCGCCGGGTACATGACGGGCCAGGTCATATGCGTCGATGGCGGACGCACAATAGCAGCCAAGCTATGA